In a genomic window of Halodesulfovibrio aestuarii DSM 17919 = ATCC 29578:
- a CDS encoding YajQ family cyclic di-GMP-binding protein, with protein MPSFDVVNKVDLQELDNAVNNVKKEVETRYDFRGTTTEINLDKGNKRLSILAGDELKMKAVAEMLKTHCLRRKVDPQILEFKDPEPTSKGALKREVVFKEGIEKDLAKKMVKEIKASKLKVQAQIQDDQLRVTGKKIDDLQAVMAMLREADYGIPLQFVNMKS; from the coding sequence ATGCCATCCTTTGACGTAGTGAATAAAGTTGATTTGCAGGAACTTGATAACGCTGTGAATAACGTGAAAAAAGAAGTTGAAACGCGTTATGATTTCCGTGGCACAACAACAGAAATCAATCTTGATAAAGGCAATAAACGCCTCAGCATCCTCGCAGGGGATGAACTCAAGATGAAAGCAGTGGCAGAAATGCTCAAAACTCATTGCCTGCGCCGAAAAGTAGACCCGCAGATTCTTGAATTCAAGGATCCGGAGCCAACCTCTAAAGGTGCGCTCAAGCGTGAAGTTGTTTTCAAAGAAGGTATTGAAAAAGATCTTGCTAAAAAAATGGTCAAAGAAATCAAAGCGTCCAAGCTTAAAGTACAAGCTCAGATTCAGGACGATCAACTGCGCGTGACCGGCAAGAAGATAGACGATCTTCAGGCCGTAATGGCAATGCTGCGTGAAGCAGATTACGGCATTCCGCTTCAGTTTGTGAACATGAAAAGTTAG
- a CDS encoding DEAD/DEAH box helicase, whose product MSFAHFSMHPMLLDAISDQGFTVPTPIQEKAVPPALAGHDLLGLARTGTGKTLAYVLPMLHKLLTSPGGGVRALVVAPTRELAVQISSDIYQMIRKTDLSCVTIFGGVGLHSQRQQLKGDVDIVVACPGRLLDHVRRKSIDLSNVKMLVLDEADMMLDMGFIKDIQQILQLTGGREQTLLFSATMPDDLERMANYAMNNPLHIQVDSIAPVETVSHAIYPVEQHLKTPLLKTILRSLDFQSLIVFVRTRYGAKRLWRQLGKAGFDVTCLQGKLTQRRRQEAMCGFRRGKYAILVATDIAARGLDISCVSHVINYDFPPTVDTYIHRIGRTGRASATGSAFTFVSPEDAPMMKTLERAFDDEIICCYLDNFDYSAQQRSTAAKPAKLKKQPRPARIRKKGSMLGAEQATPRNRPARQTMPGSPQAKARVISKPAEKKTKLEVLELRPASRTALKQPHAPRKLQKLRIEEKKIQETDESQS is encoded by the coding sequence GTGAGTTTCGCTCATTTTTCTATGCATCCAATGTTACTGGATGCTATTTCTGATCAAGGCTTTACAGTGCCTACTCCAATTCAGGAAAAAGCAGTGCCCCCTGCCTTAGCGGGGCATGATTTGCTTGGATTGGCTCGAACCGGAACCGGTAAGACTTTGGCGTATGTATTGCCTATGCTGCATAAGTTGCTTACCAGTCCTGGCGGTGGTGTCCGTGCACTTGTGGTAGCCCCTACACGTGAACTTGCGGTGCAGATTTCATCCGACATTTATCAGATGATTCGCAAGACAGACCTGAGCTGTGTTACCATATTTGGTGGTGTCGGGTTGCATTCCCAGCGGCAGCAGCTAAAAGGGGATGTTGATATCGTAGTGGCATGTCCGGGAAGGTTGCTTGATCACGTGCGCCGTAAATCTATAGACCTTTCCAATGTAAAAATGCTGGTGCTGGATGAGGCAGATATGATGCTCGATATGGGGTTCATCAAAGATATTCAGCAGATTTTACAGCTTACTGGCGGTCGGGAACAGACGCTTCTTTTTTCTGCAACTATGCCGGATGATCTTGAGCGTATGGCAAATTACGCTATGAATAATCCCTTGCATATTCAGGTAGATTCAATAGCGCCTGTTGAAACTGTCTCCCACGCAATTTATCCGGTTGAACAGCATTTGAAGACCCCATTGTTAAAGACTATATTGCGATCATTGGATTTTCAGTCTCTCATTGTCTTTGTCCGTACCCGGTATGGTGCCAAACGGTTGTGGAGACAGCTGGGGAAGGCGGGATTTGATGTAACGTGTCTTCAGGGTAAGTTAACTCAGCGCAGACGGCAGGAAGCCATGTGCGGGTTCCGGCGTGGTAAGTATGCAATTTTGGTCGCGACAGACATTGCTGCCCGCGGGTTGGATATTTCTTGCGTTTCTCATGTTATTAATTACGATTTCCCGCCGACGGTGGATACCTATATTCATCGTATCGGTAGAACGGGTAGGGCAAGCGCCACAGGTAGTGCCTTTACCTTTGTATCGCCTGAAGATGCGCCGATGATGAAAACGTTGGAGCGCGCCTTTGATGATGAGATTATCTGTTGCTACTTGGACAATTTTGACTACAGTGCGCAGCAACGAAGCACGGCCGCAAAACCTGCCAAGCTGAAAAAGCAGCCGCGTCCTGCACGTATTCGTAAGAAAGGGTCTATGCTTGGTGCAGAACAAGCAACTCCCCGCAATCGTCCTGCGCGTCAGACGATGCCGGGCAGCCCGCAGGCAAAAGCCCGGGTTATCTCAAAACCGGCAGAGAAAAAGACCAAGCTGGAAGTGCTCGAGTTGCGTCCGGCATCACGTACAGCGCTCAAGCAACCGCATGCGCCGCGTAAGCTTCAGAAGCTGAGAATCGAAGAGAAAAAAATTCAAGAAACAGACGAAAGTCAGTCATAG
- a CDS encoding phosphotransferase enzyme family protein yields MNTLFEKFSLTFERQRSDLEISGSPERCIDRLVVEDADGTLWLVEKLKEAQADWRNTVGTLLSQLHEKNVPYIHTPAQSADGNTIVIHENNPYQITPFIIGTDLPRPEYCADKERGQRIGDFINALQSAGKQISTPERSTPPLPEYVAETVKTIKSHRPDITKKLSPILPLLDSFFSEHDSIPLALAHGDCHPLNIIWHNNEVAGVIDWEFTGEKIVLYDAANCIGCVGIEHPNWLINGLVPELIATLYTQNKLFAANIHHLIPTVIALRFAWLSEWLRKQDTEMQNMELDYMRLLATSRQEIESFWKQRYSMQ; encoded by the coding sequence ATGAACACACTTTTTGAAAAATTTTCTCTCACATTTGAGCGTCAGCGATCAGACCTTGAAATCTCCGGCAGTCCGGAACGCTGCATTGACCGTCTTGTTGTTGAAGACGCTGACGGAACTCTATGGCTAGTGGAAAAACTTAAGGAAGCTCAGGCTGACTGGCGGAACACAGTGGGTACACTTCTTTCGCAGTTACATGAGAAGAACGTGCCATATATTCATACTCCAGCACAATCAGCAGACGGCAATACAATTGTCATTCATGAAAACAATCCGTACCAGATAACACCCTTTATTATAGGTACAGATCTGCCACGGCCGGAATATTGTGCAGACAAGGAGCGAGGTCAAAGGATCGGCGACTTCATCAACGCGCTACAGTCCGCAGGAAAACAAATTTCGACACCGGAACGCTCAACGCCACCACTTCCTGAATACGTGGCAGAAACAGTAAAAACTATAAAATCACATAGGCCGGATATTACCAAAAAGCTTAGTCCCATTCTGCCATTATTAGACTCTTTTTTTTCCGAACACGACTCCATCCCTCTTGCGTTGGCGCATGGAGATTGCCATCCGTTGAATATTATTTGGCACAACAATGAGGTAGCGGGGGTCATTGATTGGGAATTTACCGGAGAAAAAATTGTCCTCTACGATGCAGCAAACTGCATAGGTTGCGTCGGGATAGAGCACCCTAACTGGCTGATTAATGGGCTTGTACCTGAACTTATTGCCACACTTTATACGCAGAACAAGCTGTTTGCTGCCAATATTCATCATCTCATTCCAACAGTTATTGCGTTACGATTTGCATGGCTCTCTGAATGGCTGCGCAAGCAGGACACAGAAATGCAGAACATGGAGTTGGATTACATGCGATTACTGGCTACAAGCCGCCAAGAAATAGAATCTTTCTGGAAACAACGGTACTCCATGCAGTAG
- the msrA gene encoding peptide-methionine (S)-S-oxide reductase MsrA, with protein sequence MARYKTNLLALLLVGVMTSFTTQASAAPKASAFFAGGCFWCMQPAFDKVHGVLETVVGYTGGKTIAPTYEQVGTGTTGHFEAIKVVYDPEKVTYEGLLKIFWHNIDPFDDKGQFCDKGPTYLSAIFYTNLTEEKLAEASKKKVEESFKRPVATLIIKANQFWPAETYHQNYYTKNPIRYKFYRYNCRRDARLLDIWGPDSKH encoded by the coding sequence ATGGCTAGATACAAAACAAATCTTTTAGCATTACTCTTGGTGGGTGTTATGACAAGTTTTACCACACAGGCGAGTGCTGCCCCTAAAGCTTCTGCTTTTTTTGCCGGCGGTTGTTTCTGGTGTATGCAGCCTGCTTTCGACAAGGTTCACGGTGTACTGGAGACCGTCGTGGGTTACACAGGCGGTAAAACGATAGCTCCGACGTACGAACAAGTAGGTACCGGAACCACAGGGCACTTTGAAGCGATCAAAGTTGTCTATGACCCAGAAAAAGTAACCTACGAAGGACTGCTTAAAATTTTCTGGCACAACATTGATCCGTTTGATGACAAAGGGCAGTTCTGTGACAAAGGGCCTACATATCTCAGCGCTATTTTCTACACCAATCTGACTGAAGAAAAACTGGCTGAAGCCAGCAAAAAGAAGGTGGAAGAAAGCTTTAAACGCCCTGTAGCCACTCTCATCATTAAAGCCAATCAATTCTGGCCTGCTGAAACATACCACCAGAACTACTACACAAAAAATCCAATCCGCTATAAATTCTACCGTTACAATTGTAGAAGAGATGCCCGCCTTCTAGATATCTGGGGCCCCGACAGCAAACATTAA
- a CDS encoding NYN domain-containing protein, translating into MDRRGFRNQYGFEEVYSALFVDFDNIYTRLEEIEPSAAHVFATNPQRWLKWLETHAVRMLYGEGVRRRILMRCCYLNPHCYHQYRPFFIRAAFNVIDCPPLTNQGKTSADIHLVMDAMDTLSHKTHFDEFIVLSGDADFTPLLIRLQEHARRTLVLSVGYASPAYTAASSWRIREDWFVQQALEDKAVDDYPVPPHVVDEEEEPDANTDIILRGSDVVKSMVQESSSPVPLAQLSHHLQKELDAGHDWFGFGRFREFLEALDLGELEISNVVPGYVYDPGRHDEPEETSVRAEFKTEYPELFDFALRVHRLTDVPLLMPVHYNQLLEFIVDEVNENGFFLTNTSRNVRDKCVEAGVPVGRAHVNFVLVGISRGGYPLSEQDVVVLDEVKKAFMRNVKDLCSRTQFDLRDEEIRLLFEWMSFKQEKE; encoded by the coding sequence ATGGATCGAAGAGGTTTTCGAAATCAGTATGGATTTGAGGAGGTGTATAGCGCTTTATTCGTCGATTTCGACAATATATACACGCGCTTGGAAGAGATAGAGCCTTCAGCGGCTCATGTGTTTGCAACTAACCCCCAGCGTTGGCTTAAGTGGTTGGAAACGCATGCTGTGCGTATGCTGTACGGTGAAGGTGTTCGCCGTCGTATTTTAATGCGTTGCTGTTATCTCAATCCGCACTGTTACCATCAATACAGGCCCTTTTTTATCCGCGCAGCATTTAACGTGATTGATTGTCCGCCTCTTACTAATCAGGGTAAGACTAGTGCAGACATTCATCTTGTGATGGATGCAATGGATACCTTGAGCCATAAAACACATTTTGATGAATTTATTGTACTTTCCGGTGATGCGGACTTTACGCCGCTTCTGATAAGATTGCAGGAGCATGCGCGCCGCACATTAGTGCTTTCCGTGGGGTATGCATCCCCAGCGTATACAGCCGCAAGTTCCTGGCGTATTCGTGAAGACTGGTTTGTGCAGCAGGCCCTTGAAGACAAAGCAGTTGATGACTATCCGGTACCGCCTCATGTAGTAGATGAAGAGGAAGAACCAGACGCTAATACTGACATCATTCTTCGTGGATCTGATGTTGTGAAAAGTATGGTACAGGAATCTTCTTCTCCGGTACCTTTGGCGCAACTGTCGCATCATCTCCAAAAAGAACTCGACGCAGGGCATGACTGGTTCGGGTTTGGTAGATTTCGCGAATTCTTAGAAGCGCTCGATCTTGGCGAACTGGAAATTTCAAATGTCGTACCGGGATATGTATATGATCCGGGTAGGCATGATGAGCCGGAAGAAACGAGTGTTCGGGCAGAATTTAAAACAGAGTATCCGGAATTGTTTGACTTTGCACTCAGAGTTCATCGTCTTACTGATGTTCCATTGTTGATGCCTGTTCATTACAATCAGCTTCTAGAGTTTATTGTAGATGAAGTGAATGAGAACGGCTTCTTCCTTACTAATACATCGCGCAATGTTCGCGATAAGTGTGTTGAAGCAGGCGTGCCGGTAGGCAGAGCGCACGTTAACTTTGTTCTTGTTGGCATTTCGCGCGGCGGGTATCCACTTTCTGAACAGGATGTGGTGGTGCTCGACGAAGTGAAAAAAGCATTTATGCGTAATGTTAAGGATTTATGCAGTCGAACACAGTTCGATCTGCGTGATGAAGAAATCAGGCTTCTGTTTGAATGGATGTCATTTAAGCAGGAAAAAGAATAG